From the genome of Triticum aestivum cultivar Chinese Spring chromosome 3B, IWGSC CS RefSeq v2.1, whole genome shotgun sequence, one region includes:
- the LOC123067167 gene encoding cytochrome P450 89A9, with protein sequence MELLVLLAVFVLGLSVLIRRSSRRAPAPPAPVVLHKISDPAVAHRLLVDDADAFSNRPVLPFFVELAKRRGGQRNENISTVPHGPHWRALRCNITAETLHPSRLGLGHIAPLQREAIQDLVAALQSTGAGAGLRDNLRAAVFRVIARLCFGDGVDECHVRAVCSQVHGLQVAIGEVNPFSGPSMLAKLAEWRYQRQLLAFHARITELCLPLIAARRRRPHDDDLCRPYVDTLIQLRVPDDKHGGRRALSDDEIVDLVLEFLGAGSGSLVVCLEWTLAHLVVQPEVQKKLRHEVDGEAADRSQLIRGMPYLHAVILESLRMHPPAPVALRHVQADAAAAATLVGGGTTSAVTVLFLLGDMGRDRKAWKDPDEFLPERFLAGGDAEGVGPLPGRKETSIIVSIPWYAAFGKPSSGFIHSRPDLQPRRAPE encoded by the exons ATGGAGCTCCTTGTGCTCCTTGCCGTCTTTGTCTTGGGCTTGTCTGTTTTGATCCGTCGTAGCAGCCGGCGTGCCCCTGCACCTCCAGCTCCGGTCGTCCTCCACAAGATCAGCGACCCTGCCGTCGCCCACCGCTTGCTCGtcgacgacgccgacgccttctCGAACCGCCCGGTGCTGCCCTTTTTCGTGGAGCTGGCCAAGAGGCGCGGTGGCCAACGCAATGAGAACATAAGCACGGTGCCCCACGGCCCGCACTGGCGTGCTCTTCGGTGCAACATCACCGCCGAGACCCTCCACCCGTCGCGCCTCGGGCTTGGGCACATCGCGCCGCTGCAGCGAGAGGCCATCCAGGACCTCGTCGCCGCCCTGCAGTCCACCGGCGCCGGGGCAGGCCTCCGGGACAACCTCCGGGCCGCCGTCTTCCGGGTCATCGCGCGCCTGTGCTTTGGGGACGGAGTCGACGAGTGCCATGTGCGTGCCGTTTGCTCCCAGGTACATGGCTTACAGGTCGCCATCGGAGAGGTCAACCCCTTTTCTGGCCCCTCCATGCTAGCCAAGCTCGCGGAGTGGAGGTACCAGCGCCAACTCTTGGCCTTTCATGCCCGGATCACCGAGCTGTGCCTCCCTCTCATCGCGGCACGGCGGCGACGACCACACGACGACGACCTGTGTCGTCCGTACGTCGACACACTCATACAACTCCGCGTCCCCGACGACAAGCACGGCGGCCGGCGGGCTCTTAGCGACGACGAGATAGTGGACCTCGTGTTGGAGTTCCTCGGCGCGGGCTCAGGATCGTTGGTGGTGTGCCTCGAATGGACTCTCGCTCACCTCGTAGTCCAGCCGGAGGTCCAGAAAAAGCTCCGCCATGAGGTCGACGGCGAGGCCGCTGATAGGAGCCAGCTGATCCGTGGCATGCCGTACCTGCACGCCGTGATCCTTGAGAGCCTCCGCATGCACCCGCCGGCACCGGTGGCCCTGCGCCACGTCCAGGCCGACGCGGCTGCCGCTGCGACACTCGTGGGGGGAGGTACAACCAGCGCCGTGACTGTGCTTTTCCTCCTGGGGGACATGGGAAGGGACAGGAAGGCGTGGAAGGACCCGGACGAGTTCCTGCCAGAGCGGTTCCTGGCCGGCGGCGACGCCGAGGGCGTCGGCCCTCTGCCGGGGCGCAAGGAGACGAGCATTATTGTATCTATACCATG GTACGCCGCCTTCGGCAAGCCATCCTCCGGATTCATCCACTCCCGCCCTGATCTGCAGCCCCGTCGTGCGCCGGAGTGA
- the LOC123064402 gene encoding uncharacterized protein, with the protein MSTPVTSSAPFRSDTIEPLTGSNFPRWKSQVELCLGCNEFDYALREEKPVAPVAGVTGYAELKKEYDVKMEKWNKSNHIALLIMKATISPDISEALPKKDTAKDFLTEMEEQFKGSDKVYAHELFAKLLQKYTIDGNVRQHILRVVNAFTKLKALECSLSEALLVIIILESLPEEFEQFKVNYNSLKEKWPLSEMTARIVQEEERIMRQKKDHVFHVGSNKRKHDGQGFPKPQKRQVKKEGTKPFNPKAFKGKEAGGSSSAPSSSTAGENACNFCKEEGHYQRDCPGFLKWMNKRGIRYDPNHKRRNKKT; encoded by the exons ATGTCCACTCCCGTGACAT CTTCCGCTCCATTCCGGTCCGACACGATCGAACCACTTACGGGGAGTAACTTCCCTCGTTGGAAGTCCCAAGTCGAATTATGTTTGGGTTGTAATGAATTTGACTATGCCTTGAGGGAAGAAAAACCTGTGGCACCTGTGGCAGGTGTCACAGGGTATGCAGAACTCAAGAAGGAGTATGATGTTAAGATGGAAAAGTGGAATAAGTCCAACCATATTGCGCTTCTCATCATGAAAGCGACAATATCGCCGGACATTTCTGAAGCACTCCCTAAGAAAGATACTGCTAAAGATTTCCTCACTGAAATGGAGGAGCAATTTAAAGGCTCCGACAAAGTGTATGCTCATGAGCTTTTTGCTAAACTTCTTCAGAAATACACTATTGACGGAAATGTTAGGCAGCACATATTGAGGGTGGTAAATGCTTTCACCAAGCTTAAGGCTTTGGAGTGTTCTTTAAGTGAAGCCCTTCTTGTCATAATTATTCTTGAGTCTCTTCCTGAAGAGTTTGAACAATTTAAGGTCAACTATAACTCTCTAAAGGAAAAATGGCCACTCTCTGAGATGACCGCAAGGATCGTCCAGGAGGAAGAAAGGATCATGAGGCAGAAGAAAGACCATGTCTTTCATGTTGGCTCTAACAAGAGAAAGCATGACGGACAAGGTTTCCCTAAGCCTCAGAAAAGGCAAGTCAAGAAAGAAGGCACTAAGCCATTCAACCCTAAGGCATTCAAGGGTAAAGAAGCCGGTGGTTCTTCTTCTGCTCCTAGCAGCTCCACTGCTGGAGAAAATGCTTGTAACTTCTGCAAAGAAGAGGGACACTATCAAAGGGACTGCCCAGGCTTTCTAAAATGGATGAACAAAAGAG GGATTCGATACGATCCAAACCAtaagaggaggaacaagaaaactTAA